A region of the Pseudomonas asiatica genome:
TCTTGTGATTGTGGTGAAGCGATTCTGGTGGCGGTTGGCGAGGGGAAAAATCGCTGCGGGCAAATAATCAGTTCAGGAATTTGTGAAGTGATGGCTGCGCTTTCTCAGGTTTCGCGCCGCGCATCATGTGGGAGCGGGCGTGCCCGTTCTCATAAGGCTGCACATAACTCATTGAATTAGCAGGGACCCTGTGGGAGCGGCTTTAGCCGCGAACACCGGCGCAGCCGGTGCCAGGCACCGCGTTGGATTCTTCGCGGCTAAAGCCGCTCCCACAGGGGATTGCGCCAACTTTTAGAATTTGAGCAAGACAGTTGCTCCCACAGGGTATGCGGACCGCTTGTGAATTCGGCTCTCTACGCGACAGCGCAGCCCAAAGGGCTTTCAGCTATCCAGCTGTCATCTGACTGCAACGAATATTCCGCAACCTTTCTGCCATCTCCCCGTGCCTCATTGCGAGTTCGAATGGGCCATCCCGCGCTGCATCTGCCACAGGACCACGACCTGTTCGGCCTGCTCTACGCCTTCGCCTTCCGCCCTGGCCAGCCGGGGCGCGAAATCGATTCGGCGCAGTTGTTGCGCACGCTCGGCCAGCCGCTGGAACCTGGCGAGTTTCTGTGGGTGCACCTGAACCTGGCCCACGCTGCCTGCGAACGCTGGCTGCGCACCCACCTGCAGTTGCCCGAAGCCTTCTTCGAAACCCTGCGCGAAGGTTCGCGCTCGACCCGTATCGAACACGCCGACTCGGCGCTGCTGGCAGTGGTCAACGATGTGGTGTTCAACTTCGGCCTGGTGTCCTCGGACATCTCCACGCTGTGGGCCTGCGCCAGCAGCCAGTTGCTGGTGAGCGCGCGGTTGCAGCCGCTGCATTCGGTGGACAAGCTGCGCTCGTCGGTGAAGCATGGCGAGCGCTTTCATTCATCCATCGAGTTGCTGGTCCATCTGTTGCGCGACCAGGGCGATGTGCTGACCCAGATCGTGCGTGAAACCACCACCAGCGTCGACCGCATCGAAGACCAGTTGCTGTCCCAGCGCCTGAGCGACAACCGCGCCGAACTGGGCAGCATGCGCCGGGTGCTGGTGCGCCTGCAGCGCCTGCTGGCGCTGGAGCCGGGGGCGCTGCTGCGCCTGCTCAACCGGCCGCCCGACTGGCTGCAGGAACAGGACATACGCCAGCTGCGCGCGGCCACAGAAGAGTTCACCCTGGTGATCAGCGACCTCACCGCCCTCGGTGAGCGGATCAAGCTGCTGCAGGAAGAAATCGCCGCCAAGCTCAACGAGCAGACCAACCGCACCCTGTTCACCCTGACCGTGGTGACCGTGCTGGCGCTGCCCATCAACATCATCGCCGGTTTCTTCGGCATGAACGTCGGGGGTGTGCCGCTGGCGGAAAACCCCCACGGCTTCTGGGTGCTGGTGGCGCTGGTGGCGACCTTCACCGTGCTGGTGGGGCGCTGGGCGTTTCGCAAGCGGCGCGAGTACTGACGCGACAATCGTCGGTCAGTTCGCCTCCCGCACTGCACTGAGGAACGCCCGGGTCCGCTCCTGTTGCGGGTTTTCGTAGATCTGCGCCGGCGTCCCCTGTTCGTGGATCTGCCCCTTGTAGAAGAAGCACACCCGATCCGCGAACTCCCTGGCAAAGCCCATCTGATGCGTCACCATCAGCATGGTCAGGTTGTGCTCGCTGCCCAACCGGCGGATCACGTTCAGCACCTCGCCACACAATTCCGGGTCCAGCGCCGAGGTCACTTCGTCGAACAGCATCACCTTGGGCCGCATCGCCAGCGCCCGGGCAATCGCCACGCGCTGTTGCTGGCCACCGGACAACTGCGACGGGTAATGCTCGAACTTGTTGCCCAGGCCAACCATCTCCAGCAGCTCGGCAGCCCGTTCGCGCGCCTCGGCCGGCTTCACGCCCAACACCTGGACCGGGGCCTCGATCACGTTCTGCAAGGCACTCATGTGCGGGAACAGGTTGAAGCTCTGGAACACCATGCCGATCTTCGCCCGCACTTTGCGTACATGGCGCTCGTTGGCGATGAGCTGCGCGCCGTTGCGCCCGGGCATGTGGGTGAGCGATTCGCCATCGACTTCGATCATGCCCTGGTCGATGCCCTCAAGCGTCATCAGTACCCGCAGCAACGTCGACTTGCCCGAGCCGCTGGGGCCGATGATCGCCACCTTTTCGCCGGGGGCGACATCGAGGTTGAGGCCGTCGAGCACGGTGAAGCTGCCGTAGCGTTTGGTCACGTCCTTGAAGCTGACGATCGGTTGGGCAATGGCCGGTGTGGGCATGTGGGTGTCCAGCGGCTGAGTGGCGGTGGCAGTGGCGAAGTGGGTCACAGGGGCGATCATCAGCGGAGCTCCAGGCGCACTTCAAGGCGCCGAACGAGGTAGGCCAGAGCGACGCTCAAGGCCAGGAAGAACAGACCGACCAGGGTGATCGGCTCGAGGTAGCGGAAGCTTTCGGAGCCGATGTTCTTGGCCTGCTGCATGATTTCCACCACGGTGATGGCCGACAGCACCGGGGTGTCCTTGAGCATGGCGATCAGGTAGTTGCCCAACGGCGGCAGGATCGGCCGAATCGCCTGGGGCAGGATGACTGCCCGGTAGGCGGTCCACGGCGCGAAGTTGAGGGCGACCACCGCTTCCCACTGGCTGCGCGCTACCGAGTCGAGGCCGCCGCGGTAAACCTCGGCCAGGTAACAGGCGTAGTGCACGCCGATACCGATGATGCCGGCCTGCATGGCCGTCATGTTGACCCCGTAGTTGGGCAGCACGTAGTAGAGGAAATACACCTGGATCAGCAGCGGCGTACTGCGGATGAACTCGATCAGCAATGCCACCGGCCACGACAGCCAGGCCTGGCGGCTGCGTCGGGCGATGGCCAGGAACAGGCCCAGCACCACTGCGATCAGGAAGCCAACCAAGGTGATGCCCAGGGTTTTCAGCGACGCCTGCAGCAAGTCGGGCAGGATTTGCGCGACGTAGTTCCAGTCCCAGAAATTCATGACAGGCTCCCCCGCAGGCGACCGCGGCTCAGGCGCCGTTCGACCCGACGCATGAGGAAGTTGATGACCTGCGCCAGGACGAAGTAGAGCAGCAGGGTGAGGCTGAAGATTTCCAGGGTCTGGAAGGTCGCCTGGTCCAGTTGACGGGCGCGGAAGCTAAGGTCCGACAGGGTGATCAGCGACACCAGCGAGGTGTTCTTCAGCAGTTCGATCAGCAGGTTGGTGCCAGGTGCGATGGCCGCCAGCAATGCCTGCGGCAGGATGATCCGCCGGAAGCGGGTGGTGGCGGGCATGTTCAGCGCGGTGCAGGCTTCGTACTGCCCCTTGGCCACCGAGCTGATCGCCCCGCGCATCACTTCGGCACCGTAGGCACCGATATGCAGCCCGAGGCCGACGATGGCCACGGTGTAGGCGCTGA
Encoded here:
- the ehuC gene encoding ectoine/hydroxyectoine ABC transporter permease subunit EhuC, with translation MGELIPLLLQGAWITIQVTFFGSLLAIVAAILAALGRRSSWRPLSWLCVAYIELFRGTSLLVQLFWLFFVLPLPPFNLELSAYTVAIVGLGLHIGAYGAEVMRGAISSVAKGQYEACTALNMPATTRFRRIILPQALLAAIAPGTNLLIELLKNTSLVSLITLSDLSFRARQLDQATFQTLEIFSLTLLLYFVLAQVINFLMRRVERRLSRGRLRGSLS
- the ehuD gene encoding ectoine/hydroxyectoine ABC transporter permease subunit EhuD, giving the protein MNFWDWNYVAQILPDLLQASLKTLGITLVGFLIAVVLGLFLAIARRSRQAWLSWPVALLIEFIRSTPLLIQVYFLYYVLPNYGVNMTAMQAGIIGIGVHYACYLAEVYRGGLDSVARSQWEAVVALNFAPWTAYRAVILPQAIRPILPPLGNYLIAMLKDTPVLSAITVVEIMQQAKNIGSESFRYLEPITLVGLFFLALSVALAYLVRRLEVRLELR
- a CDS encoding transporter, which produces MGHPALHLPQDHDLFGLLYAFAFRPGQPGREIDSAQLLRTLGQPLEPGEFLWVHLNLAHAACERWLRTHLQLPEAFFETLREGSRSTRIEHADSALLAVVNDVVFNFGLVSSDISTLWACASSQLLVSARLQPLHSVDKLRSSVKHGERFHSSIELLVHLLRDQGDVLTQIVRETTTSVDRIEDQLLSQRLSDNRAELGSMRRVLVRLQRLLALEPGALLRLLNRPPDWLQEQDIRQLRAATEEFTLVISDLTALGERIKLLQEEIAAKLNEQTNRTLFTLTVVTVLALPINIIAGFFGMNVGGVPLAENPHGFWVLVALVATFTVLVGRWAFRKRREY
- the ehuA gene encoding ectoine/hydroxyectoine ABC transporter ATP-binding protein EhuA, which produces MPTPAIAQPIVSFKDVTKRYGSFTVLDGLNLDVAPGEKVAIIGPSGSGKSTLLRVLMTLEGIDQGMIEVDGESLTHMPGRNGAQLIANERHVRKVRAKIGMVFQSFNLFPHMSALQNVIEAPVQVLGVKPAEARERAAELLEMVGLGNKFEHYPSQLSGGQQQRVAIARALAMRPKVMLFDEVTSALDPELCGEVLNVIRRLGSEHNLTMLMVTHQMGFAREFADRVCFFYKGQIHEQGTPAQIYENPQQERTRAFLSAVREAN